One segment of Pleomorphomonas sp. PLEO DNA contains the following:
- a CDS encoding O-succinylhomoserine sulfhydrylase produces the protein MTKVNWHPDTALVHGGTLRSQWGETSESMFVTQGFVYESAEQAEARFLNLDPGFQYSRFSNPTVTMFEERMALLEGAPVARATATGMAAVTAAILSQASAGDHIVAARALFGSCRYIVEDLAPRFGISCTLVDGRDLDQWRAAVRPNTRVFFFESPTNPTLEVVDIAAVAEIAHAAGARLVVDNVFATALYQKPLELGADVVAYSATKHIDGQGRCLGGVVLCDEEFLEKYLQVFLRQTGPTMSPFNAWVMLKALETFSLRVTRQTESAAKIAAFLEGHSKIEQVIYPGSASHPQADICAKQMTGGSTMIAIEVKGGRDGAFAALNKLGIIKISNNLGDAKSLVTHPSTTTHQRFTEEVRQELGIRQGLLRLSVGLEHVDDLIADLEQALGG, from the coding sequence ATGACCAAGGTCAACTGGCATCCCGACACCGCTCTCGTGCATGGCGGCACCCTGCGTTCGCAGTGGGGCGAAACGTCCGAGTCGATGTTCGTGACGCAGGGGTTCGTCTATGAGAGCGCCGAGCAAGCGGAGGCGCGTTTCCTGAACCTTGACCCTGGCTTCCAGTACAGCCGTTTCTCCAATCCGACCGTCACCATGTTCGAGGAGCGTATGGCGCTGCTGGAAGGCGCTCCGGTGGCGCGCGCGACCGCGACCGGCATGGCAGCGGTGACGGCGGCCATTCTGTCGCAAGCGTCGGCCGGCGACCACATCGTGGCGGCGCGGGCGCTGTTCGGTTCCTGTCGCTACATCGTCGAGGATCTGGCGCCTCGCTTCGGCATCTCGTGTACGCTGGTCGATGGCCGCGACCTCGATCAGTGGCGCGCGGCCGTTCGACCCAATACGCGCGTGTTCTTCTTCGAGAGCCCGACCAACCCGACGCTGGAGGTGGTCGACATCGCCGCCGTTGCCGAAATCGCCCATGCCGCCGGCGCGCGCCTGGTGGTCGACAACGTTTTCGCCACCGCCCTCTACCAAAAGCCGCTCGAACTCGGCGCCGATGTGGTTGCCTATTCGGCCACCAAGCATATCGACGGCCAGGGCCGCTGCCTGGGTGGCGTGGTCCTTTGTGACGAAGAGTTCCTGGAGAAATACCTGCAGGTGTTCCTGCGTCAGACCGGCCCGACCATGAGCCCTTTCAATGCCTGGGTGATGCTGAAGGCGCTTGAGACCTTCTCGCTCAGGGTGACGCGCCAGACCGAAAGCGCGGCGAAGATTGCCGCCTTCCTGGAAGGGCATTCTAAGATCGAGCAGGTGATCTACCCGGGTTCGGCCAGCCATCCGCAGGCTGACATCTGCGCCAAGCAGATGACGGGCGGTTCGACCATGATCGCCATTGAGGTGAAGGGTGGCCGCGACGGCGCCTTTGCCGCCCTCAACAAACTCGGCATCATCAAGATCTCCAACAATCTCGGTGATGCGAAGAGCCTCGTCACCCATCCTTCGACCACCACGCACCAGCGTTTCACCGAGGAGGTCCGGCAGGAACTCGGCATCCGTCAAGGTCTTCTGCGCCTCTCGGTCGGCCTTGAACATGTCGACGATCTGATCGCCGACCTCGAGCAGGCGCTCGGCGGCTGA